A genomic stretch from Flavobacterium sp. KS-LB2 includes:
- the ccoN gene encoding cytochrome-c oxidase, cbb3-type subunit I, whose translation MEMQQFYYDNKIVKKFIYATIVFGVVGMLVGLTLAFMFLFPNLTDGISWLSYGRLRPLHTNAVIFAFVGNAMFAGIYYSLQRLLKARMFSDFLSNLNFWGWQLIIVAAAISLPLGYSSSKEYAELEWPIDIAIALIWVVFGINMIGTILKRRERHLYVAIWFYLATFVTVAVLHIFNSLALPVSGMKSYSVYAGVQDALVQWWYGHNAVAFFLTTPFLGLMYYFIPKAANRPVYSYRLSIVHFWSLIFIYIWAGPHHLLYSALPNWAQNLGVAFSIMLIAPSWGGMINGLLTLRGVWDKVRVEPVLKFFVVAITGYGMATFEGPMLSLKNVNAIAHYTDWIIAHVHVGALAWNGFMAFGMIYWLVPRMTKSNLYSVKLANFHFWIGTLGIILYTIPMYVAGFLQASMWKQFNPDGTLTYGNFLETVTQIMPMYWMRAIGGTLYLIGMFTLVYNVIQTVRLGSKIEDELAEAPELIKISAGRVKGEKFHPWLERKPIQLTILATVAILIGGVIQIVPTIMVKSNIPTIASVKPYSPLELEGRDLYIREGCVGCHSQSVRPFRSEVERYGPQSKAGEFVYDHPFLWGSKRTGPDLLRVGAKYNDNWHFNHFWNPQSISAGSIMPGYKWLFDNKPMDVSLTQKKMQVMVTLGVPYTEAQIASGLDDLRKQAVAIEESLKNDPDFVKSYDESKKKAEARGEKFVPMNEREIVALIAYMQRLGTDIKVKDVAKK comes from the coding sequence ATGGAAATGCAGCAGTTTTATTATGACAACAAAATTGTAAAAAAATTCATTTACGCTACCATTGTCTTTGGAGTAGTAGGAATGTTAGTAGGTCTTACATTGGCCTTTATGTTCCTTTTTCCAAATCTTACTGATGGCATATCGTGGTTGAGTTACGGTCGATTGAGACCATTACATACCAATGCGGTTATTTTTGCTTTCGTAGGAAATGCCATGTTTGCGGGTATTTATTACTCTTTGCAGCGACTGTTAAAAGCCAGGATGTTCAGTGATTTTTTAAGTAATCTTAATTTCTGGGGGTGGCAATTAATCATCGTTGCGGCAGCCATATCATTGCCATTAGGATATAGTTCTTCAAAAGAGTATGCTGAGTTAGAGTGGCCAATAGATATTGCAATTGCATTAATTTGGGTTGTCTTTGGTATCAACATGATTGGAACCATTTTAAAACGTAGAGAGCGCCATTTGTATGTTGCAATTTGGTTTTACTTGGCAACATTTGTAACTGTGGCAGTTTTACATATATTCAATAGTTTAGCATTACCGGTTTCTGGAATGAAAAGTTATTCCGTTTACGCAGGAGTTCAAGATGCTTTAGTGCAGTGGTGGTACGGTCATAATGCGGTTGCGTTTTTCTTGACAACACCTTTCTTGGGATTGATGTATTATTTTATTCCAAAAGCGGCGAATCGTCCGGTATATTCGTACCGATTGTCAATTGTTCACTTTTGGTCGTTGATTTTCATTTATATCTGGGCTGGACCTCACCATTTATTATATTCGGCTTTGCCTAACTGGGCGCAAAATTTAGGAGTAGCTTTCTCGATTATGTTGATTGCGCCATCTTGGGGAGGAATGATAAACGGACTATTAACGTTAAGAGGAGTTTGGGATAAAGTACGTGTAGAGCCAGTCTTGAAATTCTTTGTAGTTGCAATTACAGGTTACGGAATGGCCACTTTTGAAGGTCCAATGTTATCCTTGAAGAATGTAAATGCTATCGCGCATTATACGGATTGGATTATAGCTCACGTTCACGTAGGTGCATTAGCTTGGAATGGATTTATGGCTTTTGGTATGATTTATTGGTTGGTTCCTAGAATGACTAAAAGCAATTTGTACTCAGTTAAGTTGGCTAATTTTCACTTTTGGATTGGAACACTAGGGATTATTTTATATACCATTCCAATGTATGTTGCTGGTTTTTTACAAGCATCTATGTGGAAACAATTTAATCCGGACGGAACTTTAACGTATGGTAACTTTCTGGAAACAGTAACTCAAATTATGCCAATGTATTGGATGAGAGCTATTGGTGGAACACTTTATTTAATTGGAATGTTCACCTTAGTGTATAATGTAATTCAAACGGTTCGATTAGGTTCTAAAATTGAAGACGAATTAGCGGAGGCTCCTGAGTTAATAAAAATTAGTGCAGGAAGAGTAAAAGGAGAAAAATTTCACCCTTGGTTAGAAAGAAAACCGATTCAATTAACCATTTTGGCAACTGTTGCTATTTTAATTGGAGGTGTTATCCAAATTGTTCCTACAATTATGGTTAAATCGAATATTCCGACAATTGCCAGTGTTAAACCGTATTCTCCATTAGAGCTAGAAGGTCGTGATTTATACATTCGTGAAGGTTGCGTAGGATGTCACTCACAGTCAGTTCGTCCTTTCCGTAGTGAAGTGGAACGTTACGGACCACAATCTAAAGCTGGGGAATTCGTATACGATCATCCATTTCTTTGGGGATCAAAACGTACCGGTCCGGATTTATTAAGAGTAGGAGCGAAGTATAATGACAATTGGCATTTTAACCACTTTTGGAATCCTCAAAGTATATCAGCAGGTTCTATTATGCCAGGATACAAATGGCTGTTTGACAATAAACCAATGGACGTTTCTTTAACGCAAAAGAAAATGCAAGTTATGGTCACATTGGGTGTTCCTTATACAGAAGCTCAGATTGCAAGCGGTTTAGACGATTTAAGAAAACAAGCTGTCGCTATTGAAGAGAGCTTGAAAAACGATCCTGATTTTGTAAAAAGTTATGACGAAAGCAAGAAGAAAGCTGAAGCTAGAGGAGAGAAATTTGTTCCAATGAACGAAAGAGAAATAGTTGCTTTGATTGCTTACATGCAAAGATTGGGAACGGATATTAAAGTAAAAGATGTCGCTAAAAAATAA
- the ccoS gene encoding cbb3-type cytochrome oxidase assembly protein CcoS, whose product MSVIYLLITISIIVAIGFFIAFIRAVKTGQYDDDYTPSVRMLFDDELIQSKAKKTKSKDTSIL is encoded by the coding sequence ATGAGTGTCATCTATTTATTAATCACCATCAGTATCATCGTTGCTATTGGTTTCTTTATTGCTTTTATACGAGCGGTAAAAACGGGACAATATGATGATGATTACACGCCATCAGTCAGAATGCTTTTTGACGATGAGCTAATTCAGTCGAAAGCTAAAAAAACGAAATCCAAGGATACTAGTATTCTATAG
- a CDS encoding heavy metal translocating P-type ATPase has translation MDTQNCFHCGLDIIKADEIIFDTKNFCCNGCKTVYEIFSLNDLTCYYDFEKSPGATPQDNNGKYDFLDNESIVSKLLEFQENSTAIISLNIPHIHCSSCIWILENLQRLQKGISTSQVNFPEKKVRITFNPEQVSVKTIVFLLNSIGYEPYISLENYETGTTTVDRSLTYKLGVAFFCFGNIMLLSFPEYFEVKEYWLDQYRGFFRWLIFALALPSFFYSASGYYVSAYKSIKTKMLNIDIPIALGIVVMFIRSTFDIVMDYGSGFFDSLTGLIFFMLLGKMFQIKTYSFLSFERDFKSYFPIAITKINSDLSEESVAIYEVEKGDRLLIRNQELIPVDGILISEKAEIDYSFVTGEAIPITKQSGDKVFAGGKQIGKVIEMEVLHSVSQSYLTQLWSNDVFQKNVAQKHKTITDSISRYFTPILLLIAFAGFGYWIFIDANTAFNVFTAVLIVACPCALALTAPFTFGNVLRIVGKQKFYLKNALVIEQLAKVDTIVFDKTGTITTNIKSNISYEGSVLSDENLLLIKNVLRASNHPLSRMLYDYLPIPILQSKSGNDTKKLKVDHFEEITGKGIQAQIFGHQIQIGSADFVGKIEEKNVQQTSVHIKINNVYFGKFIFNNQYREGLEALFRNLSANYQIKVLSGDNEGERETLEQLLPKGTELIFNQKPEQKLEFIKKLQDEGKNVMMVGDGLNDAGALAQSNVGISISENVNVFSPACDAILDASEFQKLNYFLKLSKNAITTIKMSFGLSLLYNVVGLSFAITGNLLPLVAAIIMPLSTITIVSFVTVMSSYYANKR, from the coding sequence ATGGACACACAAAACTGTTTCCATTGTGGTTTAGATATTATAAAAGCAGACGAAATTATTTTTGATACTAAAAATTTCTGTTGTAACGGTTGTAAAACCGTCTATGAAATTTTTAGTCTGAATGATTTGACATGTTATTATGATTTTGAAAAATCCCCTGGAGCAACTCCGCAAGATAATAATGGTAAATATGATTTTTTAGACAATGAAAGTATTGTATCCAAATTGTTGGAATTCCAAGAAAATTCAACTGCAATTATTTCACTTAACATTCCTCATATTCATTGTAGTTCGTGTATTTGGATTTTGGAAAATCTACAGCGTCTTCAAAAAGGAATAAGTACTTCGCAGGTTAATTTCCCAGAGAAGAAAGTCCGAATTACTTTTAATCCCGAACAAGTTTCTGTTAAAACAATCGTTTTTTTATTAAACTCAATTGGATACGAACCCTACATTAGTTTAGAAAACTATGAAACGGGAACTACCACTGTCGATAGAAGTTTAACCTATAAATTAGGTGTTGCTTTCTTTTGCTTTGGAAACATCATGTTGCTTTCTTTTCCTGAATATTTTGAGGTAAAAGAATATTGGCTGGATCAATATCGTGGTTTTTTCCGTTGGTTGATTTTTGCATTAGCATTACCGAGTTTCTTTTATTCGGCAAGTGGCTATTATGTTTCGGCGTACAAAAGTATCAAAACTAAAATGCTCAATATCGATATTCCTATCGCTTTAGGAATTGTGGTAATGTTTATTCGAAGTACGTTTGATATTGTCATGGATTACGGTTCTGGTTTTTTTGATAGCTTAACGGGATTGATTTTCTTTATGCTTTTGGGTAAGATGTTCCAAATCAAAACGTATAGTTTTTTGAGTTTCGAGAGGGATTTTAAATCGTATTTTCCAATAGCGATAACCAAAATAAATTCGGATTTATCAGAAGAAAGTGTGGCGATTTACGAAGTAGAAAAAGGCGACAGACTACTTATTAGAAACCAAGAACTCATTCCTGTTGATGGGATTCTAATTTCGGAAAAAGCGGAAATCGATTATAGTTTTGTTACTGGAGAAGCAATTCCTATCACAAAACAATCTGGTGATAAAGTATTTGCCGGAGGAAAACAAATAGGGAAAGTAATCGAAATGGAAGTGCTACATTCTGTTTCCCAAAGTTACTTGACACAATTATGGAGCAATGATGTGTTCCAAAAAAATGTAGCGCAAAAACACAAAACGATTACCGATAGCATTAGTCGCTATTTTACGCCTATTTTATTACTGATTGCTTTTGCGGGATTTGGCTATTGGATTTTTATTGATGCCAACACTGCTTTCAATGTCTTTACAGCAGTACTTATTGTGGCTTGTCCTTGTGCTTTGGCATTAACTGCGCCTTTTACTTTTGGGAATGTATTGCGAATAGTAGGAAAACAAAAATTCTATCTCAAGAATGCTTTAGTGATTGAACAATTAGCGAAAGTAGATACGATAGTTTTTGATAAAACAGGAACGATTACAACTAACATAAAATCGAATATTTCTTATGAAGGAAGTGTTCTATCTGATGAGAATTTATTGCTTATAAAAAATGTGCTACGCGCCTCCAATCATCCGTTGAGCCGCATGTTATATGACTATTTACCTATTCCAATATTGCAAAGTAAATCAGGAAATGATACTAAAAAGTTGAAAGTGGATCATTTTGAAGAAATCACCGGAAAAGGAATTCAAGCACAGATTTTTGGTCACCAAATCCAAATTGGTTCTGCCGATTTTGTTGGAAAAATTGAAGAAAAGAACGTCCAGCAAACTTCAGTTCACATCAAGATAAATAATGTTTATTTCGGGAAATTCATTTTTAATAATCAGTACAGAGAAGGTTTAGAAGCGCTTTTTAGGAACTTAAGTGCTAACTATCAGATCAAAGTTTTATCAGGTGACAACGAAGGCGAACGAGAAACTCTTGAACAGCTTTTGCCGAAAGGCACGGAATTAATTTTCAACCAGAAACCAGAGCAAAAATTAGAATTTATAAAAAAATTGCAGGATGAAGGTAAAAATGTAATGATGGTAGGCGATGGACTGAATGATGCCGGGGCTTTGGCGCAAAGCAATGTTGGAATATCTATTTCTGAGAATGTTAATGTTTTTTCACCGGCCTGTGATGCTATTTTAGATGCTAGTGAATTTCAAAAATTAAACTATTTCTTGAAATTATCTAAGAACGCTATTACGACCATTAAAATGAGTTTTGGACTGTCTTTATTATACAATGTGGTGGGATTATCATTTGCCATTACGGGGAATTTATTACCATTGGTAGCAGCAATTATAATGCCTTTAAGTACTATAACGATTGTAAGTTTTGTAACGGTGATGAGTAGTTATTATGCAAACAAAAGATAG
- a CDS encoding Crp/Fnr family transcriptional regulator, which produces MSKCEQCIVREFSSLKALTKDELLKLSDCKTSHTIKKGAVIFEEGENVNGIYCIKDGICKLTKLSANGKDHIVKLVTKGELLGQRSMISDEPVNLSAIALEDMQVCFIPKSEVMGYFDKNNQFSMNVMKTICGDLKEADELMVKLAQKTVKERLAETLLYLHHTFGENEDKSLKIQLSRDELASMIGTATESCIRLLSDFNKLGLIELTGKKIVLKDLTQLKKLAD; this is translated from the coding sequence ATGAGCAAATGCGAACAATGTATCGTCAGAGAATTTAGCTCTTTAAAAGCACTTACTAAAGACGAATTACTAAAACTTTCAGACTGTAAAACATCCCATACCATTAAAAAAGGAGCGGTTATATTTGAAGAGGGAGAAAATGTAAATGGTATTTATTGCATAAAAGATGGCATTTGTAAACTGACTAAACTCAGTGCGAATGGTAAAGATCATATTGTAAAATTAGTTACAAAAGGAGAATTATTAGGGCAACGCTCTATGATTAGTGATGAACCCGTAAACCTAAGCGCTATAGCTCTCGAAGACATGCAGGTTTGTTTTATTCCAAAGTCAGAGGTGATGGGATATTTTGACAAAAACAATCAGTTTTCCATGAATGTCATGAAAACGATTTGCGGAGACTTAAAAGAAGCAGATGAACTTATGGTCAAATTAGCCCAAAAAACAGTCAAAGAAAGATTAGCAGAAACACTTCTTTATTTGCATCATACCTTTGGTGAAAATGAAGATAAATCCTTAAAAATACAACTTTCCAGAGATGAATTGGCCAGTATGATTGGTACAGCCACTGAAAGTTGCATTCGTTTATTATCTGATTTCAATAAATTAGGATTGATTGAGTTAACTGGTAAAAAAATAGTTTTAAAAGATCTTACTCAACTTAAAAAACTAGCAGATTAA
- a CDS encoding APC family permease — translation MSENKTELKRSLGLIDATSLVAGSMIGSGIFIVTSAMARDIGSAAWLLVIWLVTGLITVAAALSYGELAGMMPNAGGQFVYIQRAYGRLVSFLYGWTVFTVIQTGVIAAIAVTFANYAAIFFPVLDQTLFTVGSNFVFSYQKVLAIFSIILLTYINTKGVESGKTVQLIFTSAKLIALFALIVLGLYVGLQTNVLSNNFANMWEASKTVVNPDGTITVTKLAGMALLGAAGATIINSLFSSDAWNNVTFIAGEIKEPKKNIPRSLFLGTLIVTIIYVLANVAYLALLPMQGTPNAANIASNGIMFASNDRVGAAAASMIMGNVSVFVMAALIMVSTFGCNSGLILSGGRLFFAMAKDGLFFKQATELNKNQVPAKALWVQCIWACVLCISGKFGDLLTYATFASLLFYILTILGVFILRKKEPNADRPYKAFGYPFVPALYIVVTVAICLTLLIYDTFNTGLGLCIVAFGIPVYYFVMNKKE, via the coding sequence ATGTCAGAAAATAAAACCGAGTTAAAACGTTCATTAGGATTAATAGATGCCACGAGTTTAGTTGCGGGTTCCATGATAGGATCCGGGATTTTCATTGTTACCTCCGCCATGGCAAGAGATATTGGTTCTGCTGCTTGGTTATTGGTTATTTGGTTGGTAACCGGATTAATCACAGTGGCTGCAGCATTGAGTTATGGCGAATTAGCAGGAATGATGCCTAATGCGGGCGGACAGTTTGTTTATATTCAACGCGCTTATGGTCGATTAGTTTCTTTTCTGTACGGTTGGACTGTTTTCACGGTAATTCAAACTGGAGTCATCGCTGCCATTGCAGTTACTTTTGCTAATTACGCTGCTATCTTTTTTCCTGTTTTAGACCAAACACTGTTTACAGTTGGTTCTAACTTTGTTTTTTCGTACCAAAAAGTATTGGCTATTTTTAGTATAATTTTGCTTACTTACATCAATACTAAAGGTGTCGAAAGCGGAAAAACAGTTCAGTTGATCTTTACTTCGGCTAAATTAATAGCACTTTTTGCATTGATTGTTTTAGGATTGTATGTTGGTTTACAAACAAATGTTTTGTCCAATAATTTTGCAAATATGTGGGAAGCCAGTAAAACGGTTGTCAATCCTGACGGAACAATTACAGTAACAAAACTAGCAGGAATGGCACTTCTTGGCGCTGCTGGAGCCACAATAATCAATTCCTTGTTTTCTAGTGATGCTTGGAATAATGTAACTTTTATAGCAGGTGAAATTAAAGAACCCAAAAAGAATATTCCGCGAAGTTTATTTCTTGGAACCTTAATAGTAACCATTATTTATGTTTTAGCGAATGTTGCTTATTTGGCTTTGCTGCCTATGCAAGGAACTCCAAACGCTGCCAATATTGCCAGCAATGGAATCATGTTTGCCAGTAATGATAGAGTAGGAGCTGCTGCAGCTAGCATGATTATGGGAAATGTGAGTGTTTTTGTTATGGCTGCTTTAATTATGGTTTCTACCTTTGGTTGCAATAGCGGATTGATTCTTTCGGGAGGACGATTATTTTTTGCTATGGCAAAAGATGGATTGTTCTTCAAACAAGCGACGGAATTAAATAAAAACCAAGTTCCTGCCAAAGCATTGTGGGTACAATGTATTTGGGCTTGTGTGCTTTGTATATCTGGAAAGTTTGGTGATTTATTGACGTATGCTACTTTTGCGTCGTTGCTGTTTTATATCTTGACGATTCTGGGTGTTTTCATCCTTCGAAAAAAAGAACCTAATGCCGATAGACCCTACAAAGCCTTTGGTTATCCATTTGTACCTGCACTTTATATTGTAGTTACAGTGGCAATTTGTCTCACCTTATTGATTTATGATACCTTCAATACAGGATTAGGATTGTGTATTGTGGCGTTTGGAATTCCAGTATATTATTTTGTTATGAATAAGAAAGAATAA
- the mazG gene encoding nucleoside triphosphate pyrophosphohydrolase encodes MNSRQNQLQAFERLLDIMDDLREKCPWDKKQTMQTLRHLTIEETYELGDAILDNDLNEVKKELGDLLLHIIFYAKIGSETNDFDMADVCNEICDKLIHRHPHIYSDVVVKDEEEVKQNWEKLKLKEGKKSVLEGVPRSLPALVKASRIQDKVKGVGFDWEESHQVWDKVQEELEELQVEVKAGDHDKIEAEFGDVLFSMINYARFLNVNPEDALERTNKKFIKRFQYLESKAGELGKPLMDMTLAEMDVFWEEAKKL; translated from the coding sequence ATGAATTCAAGACAAAACCAATTGCAAGCTTTCGAAAGATTATTAGACATCATGGATGATTTGCGTGAAAAATGTCCGTGGGACAAGAAGCAAACCATGCAAACATTGCGTCATTTAACTATTGAAGAAACCTACGAATTAGGAGATGCAATTTTAGATAACGATTTAAACGAAGTCAAAAAGGAATTAGGAGACTTGTTATTGCATATTATTTTTTATGCCAAAATAGGAAGCGAAACCAATGATTTTGATATGGCTGATGTATGTAATGAAATTTGTGATAAACTGATTCACCGTCATCCGCATATTTACAGTGATGTTGTGGTAAAAGACGAAGAGGAAGTAAAACAGAATTGGGAAAAACTAAAACTGAAAGAAGGTAAAAAATCGGTTTTAGAAGGTGTTCCAAGAAGTCTGCCAGCATTAGTCAAAGCCAGTCGCATTCAGGATAAAGTGAAAGGTGTTGGGTTTGATTGGGAGGAATCACATCAAGTTTGGGATAAGGTTCAAGAGGAATTAGAAGAGTTACAAGTTGAGGTTAAAGCGGGAGATCACGATAAAATTGAAGCTGAGTTTGGAGATGTTTTATTTTCAATGATCAATTATGCCCGATTTCTGAATGTAAATCCCGAAGATGCTTTGGAACGTACCAATAAAAAATTCATTAAGCGCTTTCAATATTTGGAAAGCAAAGCAGGAGAATTAGGAAAACCCCTAATGGACATGACTTTAGCTGAAATGGATGTTTTTTGGGAAGAAGCGAAGAAGTTGTAG
- a CDS encoding DUF5606 family protein, which produces MNLEKILAISGKPGLYVLRVQTRTGFVAESLLDGKKITVNLKSNVSLLSEISIYTYEGEKPLAEIMQKIADKENKGQAISHKEDNATLTAYFKEILPDYDEERVYPSDIKKVLNWYNMLQAKGLVVDEAPATSEEKPADEALVAVEETVAPAKKAKAKKE; this is translated from the coding sequence ATGAATTTAGAAAAAATATTAGCCATTTCTGGGAAACCAGGTTTATATGTATTAAGAGTACAAACACGCACTGGGTTTGTTGCTGAATCATTATTAGATGGAAAAAAAATTACAGTAAACCTAAAAAGCAATGTAAGTTTATTGTCTGAAATTTCAATTTATACGTACGAAGGCGAAAAACCATTAGCTGAAATCATGCAAAAAATTGCTGATAAAGAAAATAAAGGGCAAGCAATTTCACATAAAGAAGACAATGCTACATTAACGGCTTATTTCAAAGAAATTTTACCTGATTATGACGAAGAAAGAGTATATCCTTCTGACATCAAAAAAGTTTTAAATTGGTACAATATGCTTCAAGCAAAAGGATTAGTTGTTGATGAAGCACCAGCTACTAGCGAAGAAAAACCAGCTGATGAAGCACTTGTTGCTGTTGAAGAGACAGTAGCTCCTGCTAAAAAAGCAAAAGCTAAAAAAGAGTAA
- the def gene encoding peptide deformylase — protein MILPIIGYGDPVLRKVGEVLSPEHPNLKETIANMYETMYNAYGVGLAAPQVGLALRLFVIDTTPFSDDEELDDTKQKELNGFKRTFINAKMIKEEGEEWSFNEGCLSIPDVREDVYRNPTITLEYCEEDFVMKTEVFDGLIARVIQHEYDHIEGVLFTDKISSLKKRLIQKKLKNILEGKTFQDYRMKFFAKKGR, from the coding sequence ATGATTTTACCAATTATAGGATACGGTGATCCAGTTTTAAGAAAAGTAGGCGAGGTTCTTTCACCAGAACATCCTAATTTGAAAGAAACAATTGCTAATATGTACGAAACAATGTATAATGCCTATGGTGTTGGTCTTGCCGCACCTCAAGTAGGATTGGCACTTCGTTTATTTGTAATTGATACAACCCCTTTTAGTGATGATGAGGAATTAGACGATACAAAACAAAAAGAATTAAATGGATTCAAAAGAACTTTTATCAATGCTAAAATGATAAAAGAAGAAGGTGAAGAATGGAGTTTTAACGAAGGTTGTCTGAGTATTCCGGATGTTAGAGAAGATGTTTATAGAAATCCAACTATAACACTTGAATATTGCGAAGAGGATTTTGTTATGAAAACCGAAGTGTTTGACGGATTGATTGCTAGAGTAATTCAACATGAATACGATCACATTGAAGGAGTTTTATTCACCGATAAAATTTCGTCATTAAAAAAACGATTAATTCAAAAGAAGTTAAAAAATATTTTAGAAGGAAAAACATTTCAAGACTACCGAATGAAATTTTTTGCTAAAAAAGGAAGATAA